Genomic window (Acidobacteriota bacterium):
ATTGGGCGTTGACCGCCGCCGCCTCCGGGAGATCGCTCGGGGTGATGAAAACGAAGGCTCCGGCCACCGGATTGCCCTCGGGGTCGGTGACCCGCAGTCGGACGACGTCGCTCAGCTCGAGGACAAGTTCGATGTCCGGTATCGCACCGTCACCGACGCTTACCGGGGAGAGTTCCGCAGCCTGGTAACGCGGCGCGATGGCGACGACTCGATAGTCGCCCATGGGAAGACCGGCAACCTCGAATCGGCCATCCTTACCGGCACCTGTCTGGGCCGCCGCTCCCGGGAGGAGTCCCGGGGCCGCGCCCGTGCCGTCGAGGAGGAAACTCTGGATCGAAACCCGTTCCAGCTCCGCGCCATCCGCGGCGCGAACGGTCCCGGTGATACGACCGGACTCGATGACGACGTCCACGGTTGCCTTCTCGACGCCCGCCGGAACGTCGATCTGCGTCGTGATCGAGCCCGTGCCTCCATCCACGACGACGGTGTAGGGCCCAGGGCGCTGGACACGGGCCTCGTAATGGCCCGACTCGTTGCTGGAGGTCTGGGTGAAGTCGCTCATCGACGGCGTGCCGGAGAGACTGTCGACGGGAACGAGGATCATGCCTCGATTGGGCAGTGTCGAGCCGGCTTGCAGGAGTCGGCCGCTGACATCGATCCCGCCTTCCGGTGGATCGCAATTAAAGGTCGTCGTCTGATTGTTTTCGACAGAGATGCGCGCGGAGACACGGCTCTGGGGATTGTCGAGACTCAGGAAACACATGGCCTCGTAGCTGCCGGCGGGGACCTGTTCGAGTCGATAGCGACCCTCCGCTCCGGTTCGCGCCGAGAGTCTCGTCATGACGGCGGAAAGGCCGCGATGCAGCATGATCATCGCACCCACGCGAGGTGCGCCGTTGTCATCGACAAGAACTCCGACCACGTCGCCCCCGGCTTCGAGGGTCAGGATCACCTCGGCCGGTTCCTCGTCTGCGATCAACTCGAGGGTCTCCGTCGCGGCGGAGTACTCTGCGTGCTGCGCGGACAGGGTCACGCTGCCCGGGATGAAGCCACGCAGCTCAAAGCGGCCATTCTCGTCGGTCGTCGCGGTATCAGCGACGGCGGTTGTGGCACCGGTGAACTGAGCCATGAGATCGCCGGACTTCGTACCGACTTCCGCCTCGGCGATTCCGCGTCCGGTGGGCCCCAGTACACGACCGGTGATGGTTAGACCGGCGACGAGGGTCACATCGCCGATGTCGACCGTCTCACCGGGTGACAACTCGACATCGCCGCGTCGTGCGGGGGCCGTCTGCTCCGTGTCGATCTGCACCGTGTAGTGTCCGGGAGCCGTTTCGTGAACAAACCGCCCCTCGTCATCGACGATCGTCTCGGGCTTGTTGGTGTTGGCCATGGCCGAGAAGGTCGAGTCGTTCTCGCTGGCTTCCGAGTACAAACCGATCTGAAACATCGTTATCGGTCGACCGGACTCGTCCAGAACACGACCCTTGACGATGGAGTTGGGCTCAAGGACGAAATCGACGTCCTCGGCATTCGGTGCGACCTGTTGCTGGACGTCGGGTCGAAAACCGTCCGCAGTGGCGGAGGCAGAATAGGCGGGATCTTCCGGTAGACCGAACACCCGATAACGACCGGAGCGATCGGCCTGGGCCGATCGCGAGCTTGACCCGTACTCCGTCATGAATGAGACCTCGACCGTTGCGTCGGGAACGGGAACATCGTCGGGGTCGACCACTCGCCCTGCGAGCTGGGCACCGGGTTCCAGGACCCGCTCGCCGAGGTCGAGTCGTTGCCCGGCCTCGAGCTCCAGGTCTTCGATGACGAGGTCGATCCACTGCGCCGGCCGGATCAAAATTGACGGACGGCTCGGGTAGATTCCCTTGACCTCGAAATGCCCGGCACCTTCAGTCTCTCTGATCTCGATCTGGGGCGTGGACGAAAAATTGCTCGAGTACTTGATGAGGATTTCCGGCGTCTCGGTGACCGGGCGGCCGTCAGGATCGACAAGGCGGAAGACC
Coding sequences:
- a CDS encoding carboxypeptidase-like regulatory domain-containing protein codes for the protein MGRRLSHRWVLAFLFFALNLSLTAWAAEDRRQQTLRGVVLDPDGQVAADATVRISKWTEASAQMQHLRRSAVTVSTDDEGRFEATVDRTYAYVIRAESEDHPFTDLLEYNPVGRRPFIELQLSTGRSLSGQLSADGSTEWTDGVVHACDPAGLFYGPSACDEATVDADGRFKFSNLPMGPLDFYAHADGFALETLSVESTPDDEQLTLSLAPGHPLKGRVVDEDDKPIANVGMTLAQHVKKQSDTSKRLYWPVVSDEEGSFQHPGLPDASFSITAQPDGIVVGSEPVTFKVQSDVPLAPIVVAAQTRPIVVFRLVDPDGRPVTETPEILIKYSSNFSSTPQIEIRETEGAGHFEVKGIYPSRPSILIRPAQWIDLVIEDLELEAGQRLDLGERVLEPGAQLAGRVVDPDDVPVPDATVEVSFMTEYGSSSRSAQADRSGRYRVFGLPEDPAYSASATADGFRPDVQQQVAPNAEDVDFVLEPNSIVKGRVLDESGRPITMFQIGLYSEASENDSTFSAMANTNKPETIVDDEGRFVHETAPGHYTVQIDTEQTAPARRGDVELSPGETVDIGDVTLVAGLTITGRVLGPTGRGIAEAEVGTKSGDLMAQFTGATTAVADTATTDENGRFELRGFIPGSVTLSAQHAEYSAATETLELIADEEPAEVILTLEAGGDVVGVLVDDNGAPRVGAMIMLHRGLSAVMTRLSARTGAEGRYRLEQVPAGSYEAMCFLSLDNPQSRVSARISVENNQTTTFNCDPPEGGIDVSGRLLQAGSTLPNRGMILVPVDSLSGTPSMSDFTQTSSNESGHYEARVQRPGPYTVVVDGGTGSITTQIDVPAGVEKATVDVVIESGRITGTVRAADGAELERVSIQSFLLDGTGAAPGLLPGAAAQTGAGKDGRFEVAGLPMGDYRVVAIAPRYQAAELSPVSVGDGAIPDIELVLELSDVVRLRVTDPEGNPVAGAFVFITPSDLPEAAAVNAQSDINGRVRLGSPSAGLLDVVVGATGWAITTTRGVEAQTTDQDPEIVVSLRRGGRIRLSVTTATGEPASSQLVTVQPLESIVGFQMRTFMEPSPTTDASGVARIERLPAGTYRVVVGEAVTTVTVTEGGETDTALQLP